A window of Xiphophorus hellerii strain 12219 chromosome 19, Xiphophorus_hellerii-4.1, whole genome shotgun sequence contains these coding sequences:
- the dusp23b gene encoding dual specificity protein phosphatase 23 yields the protein MASSPPHNFSWVEPKKLAGLAMPRMPSEYRYLLDNGVRHLVCLCERKPPNHDTCPELQLHHIKIADFTPPSPGQIDQFLSIVEGANSKGEGVAVHCMHGHGRTGTMLACYLVKNRKMSGADAIAEIRRMRPSSIETHEQEKAVVQFSQRTK from the exons ATGGCGTCTTCCCCTCCACACAACTTCTCCTGGGTTGAACCCAAGAAGCTGGCCGGGTTGGCCATGCCCAGGATGCCGAGTGAATACCGCTACCTGCTGGACAACGGAGTCAGACACCTCGTTTGTCTGTGCGAGAGGAAACCACCGAACCACGACACCTGCccagagctgcagcttcacCACATCAAGATAGCGGACTTCACTCCTCCTTCTCCCGGTCAGATTGATCAATTTCTCTCCATCGTGGAAGGAGCCAACTCCAAAGGAGAG GGCGTGGCCGTCCACTGCATGCACGGCCACGGCAGGACGGGCACCATGCTGGCCTGCTACCTGGTCAAGAACAGGAAGATGTCCGGGGCCGACGCCATCGCAGAGATCCGCAGGATGCGGCCCAGCTCCATCGAAACCCACGAACAGGAGAAGGCCGTGGTGCAGTTCTCCCAGCGCACAAAGTAG